gggactatcaatgctagaaagctgtaattatgcaTGAATgaatataatgtaaactatgccgacaaaatggtacaataaaacattgaaaaaaaaattttttagagtacctcccatagggatttaaagtgggggtgttttttatttctcatccaatcttgtagagtggggtatcgttagatcgGTCTTTTACAAACCATTACGGGGTcctaagcaaactgaagtggcagtgggccggccatatcagtcgaagaaccgataaccgctgaggcaaacgagttcttgagtggagaccgcgaatcggcaagcgtggcgtaggacgccctcagactaggtggagcgatgatcttcgcaggttagctggcaagaacttgatgagactggccgaggatcgtgctcagtggcatgcaactggagaggcctatgtccagcagtggactaagataggccgatgatgatgaaaacgatttttcgattcagtgatttgtttgcaaaatattcacctttaaggtgcaaattttcaataaaatcgagcgtcccttccccccccccccccagttAAAACTGcgccccaacaaaaataaatcgctaccaggacagtacattaggttaggttagaactgcgaccccaacgaAAATACATCGCTACCAGGcgaacaacaaaaacaaaaataaataaaagtaggaCCTTACAACTGCGACTTCAAAAAAGTCATTGAAGTTgtgaaatgataaatattaaaataatattttttacaacattgaaaaagtatgaaataatgaaatatgaaatgaatatctgccaaataaacaatatctgaaataatacttccagaaattaaaaatcggtgatttaaaaatactcattctaatcattccaggtaatgaatattcgacgaaatgaaaaaatatgaaacgttGACTTTTTAATGATCGCTCGCTCGGCTTCGTGCGCTGTTTGCTCACGGTtgacctaacacgctcctcctcgctttgctcgtcgtcgcacctaactggACTTTGTCACGCATTAGATTTCTGGTGCTATACTTATTACAAATCTCTATTTGTAATTCGTATTGCCAATTGAAAAAATGGTGTGTAAATCTTTCTTGGTTTAAGTAAAAAGTTGCCCTGACGAAACGTATTCATTCTATAGTTGTTTGACCTAGGATGACCTAGGAAGGATTTGACAAATGATAAGTTTTCCAAACGTTTTAAGTCATTATGATATtctgttttataacaattctacCAAATGACCCGTTGTCAAACAAAAATTTGGTAATAGTTACTTGTCAAAGTGAATCATCGGCGAAACGTTGATTGGAAAGTAATATTCGGCCAAGTgaatttctgcgaaaaggcagaacaccGTTTTTGACAGTTTATGAAATTTCGTTGCGACCACTTGCTATATTCAAGAGCAACTTACAGCTTACCCACTATTCTAGTAAAAAAATTAGATCGAATAAGTGAGTGGCCGACTGTTGAACACAAGTTGAACATGAACAGTCTGCAAGCTTCACACAAACCCACAAACCACAAATAAATTGATAAATTGTCCCATTGGGCGCACTGTAACAGctaatacacattatttatttatgatacaagtgcggaaagtaggcaattcccaacgagtggcggagaacttgaaacacgagcgaagcgagtgttttgagccggcacgagttgggaatttcctaatttcgacacgtatatcatacaacgttttacaatgcattaagcgagaaAAAAATCCAGGCAgcgactacatcatttatttgccatactccttttactatagtagcaggcagtagatatacataccgacatgcacgccaaaccaaaatcgttaacgttatacactttattaaaccaactttcataacaatcattgactcagaagattagaacagctacagctactaatgataggtaaaggagactttgttttagtatcgtgattttttatgattaagaAGAATTAATTATTGATTAAGAAGAGcaattggctagtccttatggaGGAGTGCACGCTcttataatgctaaatatcagtgcaacccgtgaataaatccctgtaatagttaattatcatcaagtatatgtattatgtatctaatctaccagctatTAACAAAAAGCTACCGTAAATCAGAGATTTTttggctttggaactgtaaataaatcaaaattggttcacttattctaatagataagtaaaagcaaataaatatgaataagaCATAattaccggtagatgttatattatccatgtgtgtagaagtaggttattctatcaatttacgatgtttataaacttagatatgtatattatagttcacgtattttgttcagcattgagtttgtcactgacaatatgtgcttcgtggaggacgtaaggcggcgtaaagtcagatatgaaaacatcatttaaactcttcattttaatttacgcatcaaaaattaattcaccggactgaactcatgaacattactttggcggggtttcatgacaggcgcgaacgggtaaccatgattggttcatgctacgtcgtgcgcgcgcactggaagctcattggttaactttcgagtgcgcgcgcttgacgtcgcacggtccgaattggactcaagaatttatttccttttttttcataactttagacgaaattaaaatacgagcttaaacacgaaaataaaaattaacgttctcttttctgtcgcgtttaatctgtattatcttatcagtaaatattcagtcggttgcatcaaacgttttcttacttgttcaaagcctaactataacgactctctctttagacttatttttttaacaaaagtttggacatcatttggcaatttaaaaagttactttaccgcacaagtgcggtaagtaaaatccatacaacttttctgctctgcacacttgtggatgcgtgcagggcccgattgcataacaaagtacaagctaatattattagcgattttgttttgaaattcactaatactattagcttgtactttattatgcaattgggcccaggaatcactaattttctatggatatgttgacccacgtcaataggcactttccgagcacgtgcattgtaaaagtCATTAATCAACCGCTACTGAatgtaataagtaattaaattctATTGATCTTGTTTTTTACAATGTTTTAATTTAGCGTGAAATGTAGCGTTTTTATTTAGTTGGCAGCACTAATTAGGTCTGACATTGACATTAGGTGTAGGAGGTTGAggttagtagccctgcagtcaatttgactaaagaaaattgactgcagggctactacaaaattcgagaatcgaagtcgaatcgtaccgtcccgccgacgctaacattatttaaaacgagtgaGAGgaacgatacgatacgaacttcgaatttcatagtagccctgcctGCAGACTGACAAATCTAATCTGACAGTCGGAGTTTACGTATTCGCAAAATGTCTATTCAAAGAAGCTCCAAGTAAACAAAGATCAGTTTTAATAGTTTTTCGTATGAATTCCACATTACAAAATGGAACAAAATAGTCGTGGAAGAAGGAATGAGTTAGATATAGATAGTTTTCGGAGTGACGAACCAGGCTTTGATAGAGCTCGAATGCGGAGACAGTCAGGTGGCTTCGTGGACCTGGGAAATGAATCACAATATGGCACAGGCGGGCATCAAGCTTCGAGTGCTAATGAGATTTTTGCAGATattcaggtaagaaaaaaacaattttgctaaaacttttttcaagtaatatttttttttgatcaaTCCTGCCTATAGATAATAGGTAGATAGCCAAGCCTATAGGTAATAGGCCAATAGGTAGGCAATGTTACTCATTCTTAAGCCCTGAGATAAGAACAtcaatcattaaaatttatcagTTTTTATTTGGGCAGTATCAACAAAAATGAACACAGAAATAAGTCAATGAATGACCACTTTCAATTTCAGGGGGATGTACCATGGTGGAAATCCAACTTCTTTATATCACAGCCTGTTCTCTTCGGGACCTGGGATGGAGTGTTCACATCATGCCTTATCAATATATTTGGTGTCATAGTGTTTCTGCGGTCTGGCTGGATAGTAGCACAGGCTGGTTTAGTTAATGCTatcttaatagttttttttacaggtaataaataggcaaaataaacaacaaaatatgTGTATtcaaaaatttagttttttgaaCTAgaagatatgttttttttttcagtgtttgtGGCCCTGATCTCAGTTCTATCAGCAGTTGGTATATGTGAGCGATGTAGAATAGAAAGTGGTGGAGTTTATTTCTTACTAGCACATACTCTGGGATCCCGCCTGGGGGGCTCATTAGGAATTGTGTACTGTTTTGGACAGGTATGGTAACTATTcactacttttaattttattacatcaATGTACTCTATTGGTGATACCTAATATTGTGTACAAATTTGATTCACAGGCTGTGGGGTGTGCTCTAAACGTATTTGGTTTTGGAGAATCAATGGCCAAATTGTTTGGCACAGAGGAAACTTGGGCAGCTCGAGGGTTTGCCATTGCGGCAGTGCTTCTGCTGGGTACCATCAATATTGCTGGTGTAAAGTGGGTCATAAAACTGCAGTTTGTACTATTACTCATTATTTTAATGGCAGCTGTGGATTTCTTTGTTGGTTCATTCTCAACAAATACTGGTTGGTTAAAACTCAAACTAAttggatttttgtattttaatataaaatggtCTATGCTTAAAGATAATTATTTCTAGATGTTCCTGGATTTAATGGATGGTTTAACAGCACCATATCCTATAATATGTGGCCAGAATACAAAGGATATACATGGTTTAAAGTATTTGGTGTGTTCTTCCCAACTATAACTGGCATATTGGCAGGGATAAATATGAGTGGAGACTTGAAAAATCCTTCCATGAACATACCTAATGGCTCATTAGCAGCTATTGGCACAGGGTATGTATTCTTATTAGACTATTATGCAACCATCGCTTATGCTGTGAATATTACAACTGGTaacaatgtaatgtaatgtgtcATTTCATATTGTTAACgtgaagtaatattttactttttcagCACTCTCTTGTACCTgatgtttgtcataactttaGCTGCAACAGTGAGTAGAGATGTCCTACTTACAAACTTCTCAATAGCAACTGACATCTCCGCAATTACTGTGCTCCTCCTTGCAGGCTTGTATGTCAGCTCCATGAGCTCATGTTTGGGGGCCATGTATGGTACCCCTAGAGTACTTCAGAGCATTGCTAACGAGAGGGTTATTCCTGGACTGGAAACCCTAGGACATggagtaaatataatattttatttttcattcatcaTGTAGTTTGGATACATGCATGTACTTATGATTTTACTTTCCTTTTGTTTCACAGAGAGGTCCAAATAAGGTTCCTTTATACTCAATGGTGGTAGTAGCCATAGTGACCATAACATTCATCATTATAGGAGACATCAACAAGCTCGCACCCATAGTCACCATGCCGTTCCTTATCACTTATGCTAGCATTGACTATTCTTACTTTGCTCTCGCTCAAACATTTGATTTGCAACATAGACGTGAGATGAGGTATGTTGTACAATTACTTGTTATAAtttgatatttcattttaattttaaaaatctgaaataCAGTACAACTActtgttataatttaatatatcatATTAATTCCAAAAATCCCAGCTTTTTAAAAAAGTAGTTGGTTTAAACTATTTAAgcaatgatttttttcataatcatttcTCACTAAGAAATTGAACTCAATAAACCAACAAACATTATattatcttttataaaaaaatgcacaaaTTTTCAGATTTCAGGGCAATTCACAAAGAGATACTCAAGTCTATGGTGCTACGGGTAGCGATCTAGATTTACTCTTCCCAGAAAGGATAAGACACAAAAATGTTGGTGTACGTATTGAATGAAACTGCTAATTAGATTCATTATTCAGTTAATTATATAGTTAACGagcggatggccaagtggttaaagaacctgactatgaagatTAAGGTTCCGTGTTTGATTCCCAgggggggcagatatttgtatgaataatacaaatgtttgttctcgagtcatggatgttcaatatgtatttaagtatgtattgatctatataagtaagtatgtttgggtcaatcaactttttcttgtttgtttttctgtcccgttgtccaagagacaacaatgacagttttttaaaattaaagcggccaagtgcgagtcggactcgcccatgaagggttccgtagcagcaagtaatataatataaattttccttgtacgatttatgacgtattacaaaaaaactacttatcctcctaacgcccagagtcctttataaaggacttattgtaattttacttgaaactctatcataaatgacatagtTTGATgtcaataaatcaaaaatttgacttgagcGTTAGGAGCTtatagatctcgttcaaaccaattttcggtggaagtttgcatggcacatcatatatattttttagttttatcattatcttattttagaagttacaggggggggggggggacacacattttaccactttagAAGTGTCTCTcacgcaaactattcagtttagaaaaaaatgatattagaaacctcaatatcatttttgaagacctatccatagataccccacacgtaaaacgtggtttgatgaaaaaaaaaattttgagtttcagaagtatggggaacccccaaaatttattgtttttttttgtatttttgtgtgaaaatcttaatgcggttcacagaatacatctacttaccaagtttcaacactATATattccttatagtttcggaaaaaagtggctatggcatacggacggacagacagacagacagacagacatggcgaatccataagggttccgtttttttcccatttggctacggaactttAAAAACTGCTTTGATATATGCGATTaatatgcttaggagatagtctttaaaataatgagcttgtaactatgacaaaaatTTATACTCGATGagttttaaccacagaaaatatatagaaactcctggttttaaagagttgtccaggggacgtaaccatgccaacgaggtacaagaaaaagttgatcgacccgtttatccgttgcctagtatccatatacCTAGTacatgctttgcttagtttgatactaggtcgattggtgtgaagtgccccatgatattatttatttatttaatcatctATTACACTTTTACGGGTTAGATCAATTTGTCATTGGAGAGCATTGAGTGTCTATCCCATTCCCATATAGTGTCAACGTCAGTTAAATTGTACAGTACACGCACAACTACAATGTTAATATCGCTCGGGACTcatcggttttcttcgttttcctgaagatccaaatgaaaaagaaaaccgatcttttgtttcaaaCTCTGAACGACATTAGTAAACTAGTTTAGGCGTAATTATATTGaacaattacttttatttttattgttatcttCAGGAGTTTACGCCGTCTCCGACAGACCCTGCAATGGCGAACGGGCGGCTGTCTAGCGGAGATATGCGGCGACCCAGCGTCAGCGTTCACTCGAAGAACAAGAACTGGTATTCGCACCTCTGCAACAGATGGCTGTCTCTACTGGGCGTAAGTATTAAATGGcgcaaaatattgttttattggaATCAAATTAAACTACTGACCATAGCCATATCATTTAGATTAATCTGTATGTGAAAGGTAACCACCGTTTAATTTAGTATCAtaactacttaaaaaaactcttatctcaaaatcgatgtcTTTTCTGAATGATTTTTTAAGGCTGGTGACGACACATGGACAGTACTACAAAAATCTTAATGAACGGAAAATAACAACGGATCTAACGCGTCTATCTTGCGAAACTACTTTTTACAGTTCGTCATGAATTTcgctgtttgtatttttttggtatagattatctagtattttaaaattaaagcactataaataaaagctgaagaatttcatttaataatataaatacaataaagtgCCCTCGTTCAAGTGTCTGCAACGTTCATTAAGATTTTAACTCAGTCATTTAAAAACGCTAAATACCAAATGTAAACAATTTTGATTGATACAATCAAAAGGCCCGTGACTGAACCGTTCATTTCAATACCTACGTCAATTTTAACATTTCCAGGTGGCAATCAAACTGTTGCTTATGTTCCTGGTGCACTGGGCTTACGCTCTAGGCTGCCTGAGCATCCTGTGGCTATTGTGGCTGTACATTGGAGCCGCGAACCCCGCCGTCAAGCCTGGCCGCGCCTCCGAGTTTCGCTTTTTCCAATGGCTAAGGATATCCTTCCTGCAGGCTATAGGGTTAGTCCATTGACTGACGGAAAACTTATTTCATCAAACTCACATAAATCAAGcataaatcattattttaaattaataacatttaatgttttgctctatttgtcgatccttgttttttgattgctcctctaccaatcaaaggttgactggcagagatccctgcagggaaagtccgcctttgtacttaatactttacttttcttatttaacctttttgtttttcctttttgtgaatgtaaacaaacaaacaaacattttgttAACTTATCAAGTTATCAAGCAGTAGCCACATATTTAAAATCTTGTCAGAAATTTACCAATTTCTAATAGAAGTAGTGAATTTACTATCTCTTTTTCTAGATCTATAACActttattgtaaatatattaaaatgaaaaaaatatgactgcAAATATCGCCATTGGCCACTAAAAGGTTAAAAG
Above is a window of Choristoneura fumiferana chromosome 18, NRCan_CFum_1, whole genome shotgun sequence DNA encoding:
- the LOC141438458 gene encoding solute carrier family 12 member 8, whose translation is MEQNSRGRRNELDIDSFRSDEPGFDRARMRRQSGGFVDLGNESQYGTGGHQASSANEIFADIQGDVPWWKSNFFISQPVLFGTWDGVFTSCLINIFGVIVFLRSGWIVAQAGLVNAILIVFFTVFVALISVLSAVGICERCRIESGGVYFLLAHTLGSRLGGSLGIVYCFGQAVGCALNVFGFGESMAKLFGTEETWAARGFAIAAVLLLGTINIAGVKWVIKLQFVLLLIILMAAVDFFVGSFSTNTDVPGFNGWFNSTISYNMWPEYKGYTWFKVFGVFFPTITGILAGINMSGDLKNPSMNIPNGSLAAIGTGTLLYLMFVITLAATVSRDVLLTNFSIATDISAITVLLLAGLYVSSMSSCLGAMYGTPRVLQSIANERVIPGLETLGHGRGPNKVPLYSMVVVAIVTITFIIIGDINKLAPIVTMPFLITYASIDYSYFALAQTFDLQHRREMRFQGNSQRDTQVYGATGSDLDLLFPERIRHKNVGEFTPSPTDPAMANGRLSSGDMRRPSVSVHSKNKNWYSHLCNRWLSLLGVAIKLLLMFLVHWAYALGCLSILWLLWLYIGAANPAVKPGRASEFRFFQWLRISFLQAIGKRPLEYEQLVVTPVHSDIRVEQERLNDDNEDFASRRRYHQSTAMQSHLVSVDT